The DNA sequence TTCTATCCTCTCATCCAATATGTTTTGGTATTCTTCTTGATGATTGCTAGCAAGAGCTTCTATCCACTTGTCATGGTTAATAAGAAAATCAAAATACTCTTTTTGGTTTTCCTGCTTACTTAAGACAAATGTTTTAGCTTCCTGTAGATCTTTGCTTGTTAAAGCACTACAGTCAAAATAGAGCATTTCTTGCGCATCTATAGGGAGGTTTAGCGCTTCTTTTAGTTGAATAGGATATCCAAGATAGACTTCAACCTCATCAAAGAAAGGTAGAGCTGGAATTTTTTTACGAGCAACATCTTCTAATATATTGATAGCCCATAGACCTTTAAGAAAATCAGCTAATTCCTTCATTTCCTTAAGACTTATCTTTGCAAGTCGATAGGCAACGCCTAAATGTAAAATAGACAACGTCACTCTATCTCCACAGGTTGTTGCTGCATCTTGAATAACCGTATAAAAAACCTTATGGAATTCTTGATTGTCGTTAGCCTGGATTAAATAGTCTAGCACCTTAGTAGCCAATGCTTTTTGTAGATATCCTCCTTTTTGAAAATCAGCGATATCAGATAGTCGATGTAACCAAGAGCGTAGCTCTTCTGTTTTTTCTAAGTGAAATAACTCTATAGAGTTCTTTTCGGTTATTCGATGCAGAGTTGCTAAAGATTCCTCAATAGAGCTTTCTTTTTTTCTTGTTCTATCAACTATTGAATAACTAATACTAGGACCTCTATATGCTGAATTAGTAGCAATTCTTCTAAGCCTTGCTAGAATATCCAATGAAAAGTTGCATCCTTCTAAGCTAATATAGCAAGTTCTTGGGAGATCTAGTATTTCCATAGGAATACCGGACAAAGTAGAGTTATTATCAAGGTTTAAACTCTCTAAAAGAGGAAAAGCAGCAATGGTGTAAGGCAAGGTTATAAGCTTGTTATTGCTAAGATCTAATACTTCTAACTCTTTCATACCGCTCATATTAGGCAAGGTTTCAAGCTCATTCTTAAAGAGGTTTAAGCATATTAGTTTGGATAGGCTATTGATTGTATCAGATAGGACTCGAAGTTTATTTTTACTAAGATTCAACGTTTTTAGCTCTTTCATACCGCTCATATTAGGCAAGGTTTCAAGCTCATTTCTAGAGAGGTTTAAGAAGGTTAGTTTAGAGAGGCTATTGATTGTATCAGGAAAGATTTGGAAGCTATTTTTGCTAAGATCCAACGTTTTTAGCCCTTGCATACCGCTCATATTAGGCAAGGTTTCAAGCTCATTTCTAGAGAGGTTTAAGGATATTAGTTTAGAGAGGGTATTGATTGTATCAGGAAAGATTCGGAGCCTGTTTTTGCTAAGATCCAATATTTTTAGCTCCTGCATACCACTCATATCAGGCAGAGTTTCAAGCTCATTTTTAGAGAGGTTTAAGAAGGTTAGTTTAGAGAGGCTATTGATTGTATCAGGAAAGATTTGGAAGCTATTTTTGCTAAGATCCAACGTTTTTAGCCCTTGCATACCGCTCATATTAGGCAAGGTTTCAAGCTCATTCTTAAAGAGGTTTAAGAAGGTTAGTTTAGAGAGGGTATTGATTGTATCAGACAGGATTTGAAGCCTGTTTTTGCTAAGATCCAATATTTTTAGCTCCTGCATACCACTCATATTAGGCAAGGTTTCAAGCTCATTTTTAGAGAGGTTTAAGAAGGTTAGTTTAGAGAGGTGCATTGTCTCAGATAAGGTTTTAAAGTTGTTAAAGCTAAGATCCAATATTTTTAGCTCTTGCATACCACTCATATTAGGTAGAGTTTCTAATTCGTTTCCATAGAGGTCTAAGAAGGTTAATCTAGTTAAGTGCATTGTCTCAGATAAGGTTTTAAAGTTGTTAAAGCTAAGATCTAGTGTTCCTGTTAGCTTGTGAAAGCAAGGGTAGTGAAAAATTTCAGGTAAGGAGCTTAATTTTAGGGTAGATAGATTTAATGTATTTTCTTTATTTTTTAAAAAATTAAGAATCCTATTTTTAGCATGTATTCTACTTTCTTCTAAAGGTATCTCGTTTTTCCATTGTTGCAAAATAGCAGCAACTTGGAACTTTGCTTTTTCCTCTATCTCAGTATTTCGGTGTGTTACAAAACAATGCCGGATTAAAGTTATTGCACTTAAAACTCCTCCTGCAGCAATTGCTACTGCTCCAGCTGTAGTAAGTAATGAGGAAGATGCAGCAAGAATAGTAACGCCGCCGCTAGCTGCTACCAAGGTGCCAACTATGCTAGTTAACACGCAGTGTTTATCATGTATTCTTTTGTCTATGATTCTCTGGTTAATGTGTACTGGCGCTATTCTGTTGATTGTCATACTTTACCACTTCTATAAATCTTAAATTTTGAGTTTTCTAATTCTAGTAACTCTGCAGGCATAACCCAAAAATGAGGGTTTTTGATTCATGAGATAACTGGTTATGTTTTTCTTCTGCATTAATAGAAAAAAATTATATTTATCTACTTGCTTTTTTTAAATGTTTCTCTTGCATAAGGTAAATTTTTTATGTAAAAGCATAGTAACTATTTAATAAGGTGGTCTTTCGGTTGGTTTTGCTTAGGGATCTTAAAAAAAATGAAGAAGAAAAATAAAGCTCCATTTTTCATTTTATGCTCTTTAGCTGTAATACTTCTATCAATGATGTATTTGAGTAATATCAATATTGCTGTATTGAATCCTAAGGGCATGATCGCATTAAAAGAGCGTAATTTGTTTATCAAAATTACCTTGATCATGCTTATTGTGGTTATCCCTGTTTTTATCCTTACTTGGGTTATTTCTTGGAAATACAGAGAGGGAAATAAAGCTAAATATACACCAGATTGGGATAAACATTTATTGTCTGAATCTGTCTGGTGGGGACTTCCCTGTGCCATTGTTTTAGTAATGTCGATATTGGTTTGGAAAGGTAGTCATGAGTTAGATCCATTTAAACCCCTTGAATCAGATAAGAGACCCCTTAGAGTACAGGTGGTTGCACTGCAATGGAAATGGCTATTTATCTATCCAGAACAGGGAATTGCAACTATAAATTTCTTACAATTTCCAGAAAAAACTCCGATTAATTTTGAAATAACCGCAGATGCTCCTATGAATTCTTTTTGGATTCCAGAGCTAGGTGGTCAGATTTATGCAATGCCGGGGATGGAAACCAAACTACACCTTATAGCTAATGAAAAAGGGTTTTTTAGAGGTTCATCAGCTAATTTAAGTGGAAAGGGTTTTGCGGGAATGACATTTATTGCTAAAGCCAGTTCTCCGGCTGATTTCTATCAATGGGTGGATTCATTTAATGAATCCTCCAATTTTCTTAATTTAGCAGAGTATACCAGGTTAGCAGAGCCTAGTGAAAATGATCCTACAGCTTTTTATATCCTAGAAAAGCAAGATTTATACGATTGGATTGTCAAGAAATATACGATGCCAACGACAAGGATGGATTGATATGTTTGGAAAATTAACTTGGAGTGCTTTTCGTCAGGACCCTATTGAAATCGCAGCAGGAATCTCGATGGTTCTTGGTCTAATGGTTGTTTTAGGGCTTTTATGGTATTTTAAGCGATTTAAGTGGCTTTGGACGCAGTATTTAACCTCACTTGACCCAAAAAAAATTGGAGTGATGTACATTGTAGTCGTCTTTATCATGCTATTAAAAGCAGTATTCGACGCTGGTATGATACGCTTACAGCAGATTCTTTCTGTCAGCGATGCTCATGGATATTTGTCATCACCGCATTTTCAGCAGGTTTTTACAGCCCATGGCACGACAATGATTTTCTTTGTGGGTATGGGCCTTGTATTTGGAATTTTAAATCTCATTGTACCCTTACAAATTGGTGCACGTGATGTGGCTTTTCCTTTTTTAAATTCTCTGAGTTTCTATTTATTTTCTGTAGGAGCAATTCTTCTTCTTATATCTCTTATTATTGGTAAATTTTCTGGAACTGGTTGGGTAGCATATCCTCCGCTTTCAGGTCTTAAGTACAATTCTGGAGTAGGAGTGGATTACTGGATATGGAGTGTGCAGATTGCAGGTATTGGTAGCTTACTTTCAGGTATTAACTTTCTTGTTACTATTTTGAAAATGCGCTGTCCAGGAATGACTTTAATGAAAATGCCGCTATTTGTTTGGAGTGCTTTATGTACGATGGCTCTAGTTGTTTTTGCTTTTCCGATCTTAACAGCAACTATTGGAATGCTTTCTTTAGACAGATTATTGCACATGCATTTTTTTACTGCTGATTTTGGAGGTAACCCCATGATGTACATCAATCTCATTTGGGCATGGGGTCATCCTGAGGTGTATATTTTGATTTTGCCTGCTTTTGGGATTTTTTCAGAAGTGGTTGCTACTTTTTCACAAAAGCGATTATTTGGTTATGACTCAATGGTATGGGCTCTTGTTGCCATTACCTTGTTATCTTTTCTTGTTTGGTTGCATCACTTTTTTACCATGGGATCTGGAGCTAATGTGAATGCTTTTTTTGGCATTATGACCATGCTTATTGCTATCCCTACAGGTGTAAAAATTTTTAACTGGTTATTTACCATGTTTAGAGGTCGAGTGCATTTTACAACACCCATGCTTTGGTTTTTAGGTTTCGTTTTTATCTTTACTACAGGTGGTATGACCGGTATTTTGCTGTCAGTTGCACCAATAGATTTTCAAGTACATAATAGTCTATTTTTAATTGCACATTTCCACTCTATGGTCATAGGTGGAGTTTTATTCGGTTTTTTAGCGGGCATTACTTATTGGTTCCCTAAGTTTATGGGTTTTAAGCTCCATGAAGGGTTAGGTAAATATGCCTTTTGGTGTTGGTTTATTGGTTTTTTATTGGCTTTCATGCCCTTATATGTTTTAGGGCTGATGGGAGCTAGTAGACGTTTAGACCACTATGAAGCATCTACCGGATGGCAACCTTTATTTATAGTTGCAGCTATTGGGGTTACCATTATCATCTGCGGTATTTTATTTCAAATCTTGCAGGTGCTTGTAAGCATTAAACAGCGTAAAAAAAATAGGGATCTTACAGGAGATCCATGGAATGGTAGAACGCTAGAATGGTCTACTTCTTCACCACCACCATTTTATAATTTTGCCATCCTTCCTGAAGTTCATGAACGGGACTCTTTTTGGATAGTGAAACACACCAAAACAATAGAAAAACCACACTATAAAGACATTCATATGCCCAAAAACACACCAATGGGGCTATTTATTGGCGGATTTAGCTTCGTTTTAGGGTTTGCTTTAATTTGGCATATTATTTGGCTCGGTATAGTTGGTCTTATTGGTGTAATTGCCTGCATTGTTATTCGCATGTCTGACGATGACATCGATTACTATGTGCTAGCTACAGAAATAGAGGAAATAGAAGCAAGATGCAAGAATCTATAAACCAAGAAAACATGGAAAAGACTGTCTTTGGATTTTGGGTCTATCTAATGACAGATTGTATTTTATTTGCAACGCTTTTTGCAACATATGCAGTGCTGCGCAATAACACGTATGGTGGACCTTCTGGATATGAGTTATTTTCTCTACCATTTGCTTTAAGCGAAACTCTTATCCTGCTAATTAGTAGTTTTACTTGTGGACTTGCTATGTTAGCAGCGCAGGTTAAAGATCGAAAAAGAGTGCTTGTTTGGTTAGGGATTTCTTTTTTATTGGGAATCACTTTTTTAACAATGGAATTAAAAGAATTTATTCATTTAATTTATGAAGGAAATAGCTGGAAGAGAAGCGGGTTTCTATCTGCTTTTTTTACTCTTGTAGCAACGCATGGATTACATATTACGGCTGGCTTATTATGGATGGTTTTTGTTGTAGTACAGCTTTTGCATAAAGGGATTATTTATATTACTTTTAAAAGACTTACCTGTTTGAGCATGTTCTGGCACTTTTTAGATGTCGTATGGATTTTTATATTTACTATTGTATACCTAATGGGAGCTATATGAATCAAGAAACTGGAGTTTTTAAATCTTATTTGATAGGGTTTTTGCTATCCATTCTATTGACTTTGGTGGCTTATTTTATAGTGGTAGAGCATGTATTTAGTAGTGGGATTTTAGTTTCTACTATTATTGGTTTAGGCGTTGTGCAGATGTTCATTCAATTGTTATTTTTTTTGCATTTAGGTCAAGAACCTAAACCTTATTGGAACTCTCTGCTTTTTCTTTTTATGTTAACGATCCTTGTAATTTTAGTGATTGGATCGCTCTGGATTATGGAAAACTTAAAGTATAATGTGATGCCAAATATGTAACAGAGATGAAAAGAAGTACATGATCAAAACTTATTTTATGCTTACTAAACCTGGAATTATATTTGGTAATGTAATAACCGCAGCAGGTGGGTTTATTCTTGCATCAAAAGCACAGGTTGATCCTTGGTTATTTTTAGCAACTCTTATAGGTTTATCGCTGCTTATTGCATCGGCTTGCGTCTTTAATAATTATATTGATCGCAATATAGATAAAATGATGGAAAGAACTAAAAATCGAGCTCTAGCAAGGGGGGTGATTTCTCTGCAAAAGGCTATTATATTTGCTGTTTTTCTTGGATTATTCGGTGTCTTGGTGTTAATGCTATACATCAATCTTTTAACGACAATCATTGCGCTCGCTGGTTTTTTTATTTATGTGGTCTTGTATAGTTTATCAAAACACCGTTCCTCTTATGCAACCGCTATAGGAAGTATTTCAGGGGGCATACCGCCAATTGTTGGTTATTGTGCTGTAGTTAATCGTTTTGATATGGGAGCTTTTCTACTATTTATGATCGTAGCTCTTTGGCAAATGCCACATTTTTTTGCAATTGCTATGTATCGACTTGATGATTATGCTGCTGCATCAATCCCTGTTTTGCCTGCTAAAAGAGGTGTCTATATTACCAAGGTGCACATGCTGTTTTATATCATGGCCTTTCTTATTCCTGTGTGTATGCTGACGCTATGGGGCTATACAGGATATGCATATTTAATAGTTGTAGGTTTACTCGGCCTTATTTGGCTTTTTTTGTGTATAAAAGGCTTTAAAAATACTAATGATAGGCTCTTTGGACGCCAAATGTTTCGCTTTTCGCTTGTAGTCATTATGATGCTATGCATCATGATTTGTATTAGCATAGCATAAGAGATCTAAGCTTGGATTTCAAAAAGAAACCAAGTTCTTCTTTCTGTTTCATCTATGAATACTTCTAAGATACTAGCTGTTGCAACATCGTTATGATCTGCGCAAATTTGATGGGTAGACCGCATGTGAGTTGCATAGTTTTTGTTATCGTGCATGAGATGTTGAATCATTTTTTTTGGTTCTAGTATAATTTCATCATCTTTAATTTTTTGTAGCCGACTAATATGATTTATCGAGCATATTGTTGTTCCACCTAATTTGCGAACGCGTTCTGCTAAAACGTCAATCATGGCAAAAATTTGTTCTGCTTGCTCATCGAATAAAAGATGGTAATCGCGAAAATGGCTACCTGACATATGCCAATGGAAGCTTTTTGTTTTTACATATAAAGCAAAAGCATCAGCAACTAGGGGATTAATGCTTTTGCAGATTTCTTGGCGACCTTTTAAGTTACTTGGAGTTGCTAACTTTGTGGGTATTGTTTTTTTACTCATTTTTGCATCCTTTTATTCTTTAACATAATACTTTAGATCATTAGCACGCCCGTTCATATGATAAAAGAAACAGCCATCTTCTAGATCTCCATATAAGTAAGTACCAAATTTTAAATG is a window from the Candidatus Rhabdochlamydia porcellionis genome containing:
- a CDS encoding NEL-type E3 ubiquitin ligase domain-containing protein — encoded protein: MTINRIAPVHINQRIIDKRIHDKHCVLTSIVGTLVAASGGVTILAASSSLLTTAGAVAIAAGGVLSAITLIRHCFVTHRNTEIEEKAKFQVAAILQQWKNEIPLEESRIHAKNRILNFLKNKENTLNLSTLKLSSLPEIFHYPCFHKLTGTLDLSFNNFKTLSETMHLTRLTFLDLYGNELETLPNMSGMQELKILDLSFNNFKTLSETMHLSKLTFLNLSKNELETLPNMSGMQELKILDLSKNRLQILSDTINTLSKLTFLNLFKNELETLPNMSGMQGLKTLDLSKNSFQIFPDTINSLSKLTFLNLSKNELETLPDMSGMQELKILDLSKNRLRIFPDTINTLSKLISLNLSRNELETLPNMSGMQGLKTLDLSKNSFQIFPDTINSLSKLTFLNLSRNELETLPNMSGMKELKTLNLSKNKLRVLSDTINSLSKLICLNLFKNELETLPNMSGMKELEVLDLSNNKLITLPYTIAAFPLLESLNLDNNSTLSGIPMEILDLPRTCYISLEGCNFSLDILARLRRIATNSAYRGPSISYSIVDRTRKKESSIEESLATLHRITEKNSIELFHLEKTEELRSWLHRLSDIADFQKGGYLQKALATKVLDYLIQANDNQEFHKVFYTVIQDAATTCGDRVTLSILHLGVAYRLAKISLKEMKELADFLKGLWAINILEDVARKKIPALPFFDEVEVYLGYPIQLKEALNLPIDAQEMLYFDCSALTSKDLQEAKTFVLSKQENQKEYFDFLINHDKWIEALASNHQEEYQNILDERIEAAGLKNPNYVAIEQKFKQQLEELTRRVLSKL
- the cyoA gene encoding ubiquinol oxidase subunit II, with the protein product MKKKNKAPFFILCSLAVILLSMMYLSNINIAVLNPKGMIALKERNLFIKITLIMLIVVIPVFILTWVISWKYREGNKAKYTPDWDKHLLSESVWWGLPCAIVLVMSILVWKGSHELDPFKPLESDKRPLRVQVVALQWKWLFIYPEQGIATINFLQFPEKTPINFEITADAPMNSFWIPELGGQIYAMPGMETKLHLIANEKGFFRGSSANLSGKGFAGMTFIAKASSPADFYQWVDSFNESSNFLNLAEYTRLAEPSENDPTAFYILEKQDLYDWIVKKYTMPTTRMD
- the cyoB gene encoding cytochrome o ubiquinol oxidase subunit I, which produces MFGKLTWSAFRQDPIEIAAGISMVLGLMVVLGLLWYFKRFKWLWTQYLTSLDPKKIGVMYIVVVFIMLLKAVFDAGMIRLQQILSVSDAHGYLSSPHFQQVFTAHGTTMIFFVGMGLVFGILNLIVPLQIGARDVAFPFLNSLSFYLFSVGAILLLISLIIGKFSGTGWVAYPPLSGLKYNSGVGVDYWIWSVQIAGIGSLLSGINFLVTILKMRCPGMTLMKMPLFVWSALCTMALVVFAFPILTATIGMLSLDRLLHMHFFTADFGGNPMMYINLIWAWGHPEVYILILPAFGIFSEVVATFSQKRLFGYDSMVWALVAITLLSFLVWLHHFFTMGSGANVNAFFGIMTMLIAIPTGVKIFNWLFTMFRGRVHFTTPMLWFLGFVFIFTTGGMTGILLSVAPIDFQVHNSLFLIAHFHSMVIGGVLFGFLAGITYWFPKFMGFKLHEGLGKYAFWCWFIGFLLAFMPLYVLGLMGASRRLDHYEASTGWQPLFIVAAIGVTIIICGILFQILQVLVSIKQRKKNRDLTGDPWNGRTLEWSTSSPPPFYNFAILPEVHERDSFWIVKHTKTIEKPHYKDIHMPKNTPMGLFIGGFSFVLGFALIWHIIWLGIVGLIGVIACIVIRMSDDDIDYYVLATEIEEIEARCKNL
- the cyoC gene encoding cytochrome o ubiquinol oxidase subunit III, with the protein product MQESINQENMEKTVFGFWVYLMTDCILFATLFATYAVLRNNTYGGPSGYELFSLPFALSETLILLISSFTCGLAMLAAQVKDRKRVLVWLGISFLLGITFLTMELKEFIHLIYEGNSWKRSGFLSAFFTLVATHGLHITAGLLWMVFVVVQLLHKGIIYITFKRLTCLSMFWHFLDVVWIFIFTIVYLMGAI
- the cyoD gene encoding cytochrome o ubiquinol oxidase subunit IV, giving the protein MNQETGVFKSYLIGFLLSILLTLVAYFIVVEHVFSSGILVSTIIGLGVVQMFIQLLFFLHLGQEPKPYWNSLLFLFMLTILVILVIGSLWIMENLKYNVMPNM
- the cyoE gene encoding heme o synthase; translated protein: MIKTYFMLTKPGIIFGNVITAAGGFILASKAQVDPWLFLATLIGLSLLIASACVFNNYIDRNIDKMMERTKNRALARGVISLQKAIIFAVFLGLFGVLVLMLYINLLTTIIALAGFFIYVVLYSLSKHRSSYATAIGSISGGIPPIVGYCAVVNRFDMGAFLLFMIVALWQMPHFFAIAMYRLDDYAAASIPVLPAKRGVYITKVHMLFYIMAFLIPVCMLTLWGYTGYAYLIVVGLLGLIWLFLCIKGFKNTNDRLFGRQMFRFSLVVIMMLCIMICISIA
- a CDS encoding Dps family protein; this translates as MSKKTIPTKLATPSNLKGRQEICKSINPLVADAFALYVKTKSFHWHMSGSHFRDYHLLFDEQAEQIFAMIDVLAERVRKLGGTTICSINHISRLQKIKDDEIILEPKKMIQHLMHDNKNYATHMRSTHQICADHNDVATASILEVFIDETERRTWFLFEIQA